Part of the Triticum urartu cultivar G1812 chromosome 2, Tu2.1, whole genome shotgun sequence genome, AATGTTATACAGAGTAGGATATTGAAGTGCCAGAGGCGTCTCCCAAAGCCACGTATCCTCCCAGAACCTCGTGTTAGCCCCATCACCGACTAAGATTTTTGCCCTGTTAAAGAAGAGGGGCTTGACTCTCATCAACCCTTTCCAAAACGGAGAATCAGTCGGGCGGACAGTCACCTGAGCCAAAGTTTTAGCCTGAAGATACTTATTTCGCAGAATCTGAGCCCATGTGGCCTCTGTCTCGGACGAGAGTTTAAATAGCCACTTGCTAAAGAGACATCTATTCTTGATCTCTAGATTTTCAATGCCTAGACCGCCTTGGTCCTTCGGCCTACAGATGATATCCCATTTTGCAAGCCTATACTTCCGTTTCAACTCATCATTCCGCCAAAAGAAACGAGATCGATAAAAGTCTAACCTCTTCCTGACCCCCACCGGGACCTCAAAAAAGGATAAAAGAAATATGGGCATACTGGTTAAGACCGAATTAATCAGAATTAATCGACCTCCATATGACATGAGCTTCCCTTTCCAACAGCTCAGTTTCTTTTCAAAACGATCCTCGATGCACTTCCACTCCTTGTTCGTCAGCTTACGATGGTGAATGGGTATACCTAGGTATGTAAACGGTAGCGAACCCAACTCACATCCGAACAATTGCTTATATGCCTCCTGGTCCTCATTAGCTCTTCCAAAGCAAAACAGTTCGCTCTTATGGAAGTTAATCTTGAGTCCAGACAATTGTTCAAATAAGCACAACACAAGCTTCATGTTCCTTGCTTTCGCCAAGTCATACTCCATAAAGATGATAGTATCATCGGCATACTGCAGAATGGATATACCACCATCAACTAGGTGCGGAACCAAGCCCGAAACCTGCCCCGCATCCTTAGCCCGACCTATTAAAATGGATAACATATCAACCACTATGTTAAATAGAATCGGTGACATGGGATCTCCTTGCCTTAGTCATTTGTGTGTCTGGAAGTAGTGACCTATATCATCATTCACTTTAATCCCtacactccctttttgcgtaaAGGACTCAATCTGGTCTCGCCAGGCCTTGTCAAATCCTTTCATACGCAACGCCTGTTGAAGGAAAGGCCATTTAACTTTATCGTATGCCTTTTCAAAATCCACTTTAAAAACCACACCATCTAGTTTTTTTGAGTGAAtctcatggagcgtttcatgcaaGACGACCACCCCTTTTTGTCACCGGGTTTTTTCTCACTCAATGTGCCGATGATTCGAAACTTTGTTGTATGGTAGACTTGGTAGTAGCATATTGTGTCATGGTTTTTTTTACTGATTTTTTCTATGACTTTTCAATATTGTAGTCTTGCGGTGTAGCACCACAGAAACTTGCCCATAATTTACTTCCAAATAGATAAATGGTATCCAGGGAATTGTAAGCTGTCATGTATTGGATCCCAATCCAAGTTAACAAGGGAAGTATCTCGTGCAAACTTGTTTCCGGCACTAAATACTTACTCAGGTACACGACATTTTCGCCGCTACGTGTGCCACGTGGTACAATGCAAGTGGTTTTCTGTGGGCGGCCGCGGCGGCGAGGGTAGGGTGCGACAGGACGTGAGAGGCGGTGCGGCACAACTGGGGGGTCGAGAGAAGGCTGATACCATGTAAAAAAACAATCGGTGCGAGACAAATGTATTCACATCATTTGGTGGCCATATATAGCACTTACAGAGGTTGTATCGTCGACGACAATTATCCTAATTGCAACGTATATACTTGGGAACAAACGGGACAACTACGCCAAATACAAACATGTACTTGTATAGGACAAGCAAAAGTGTCTCTCAGCAGCTTCTGAACTGCTGAGAAAAAATACTACTGTATAATTTGGTATATGTATATAGTTAATTAAGATAGGCATCTGCGTAGAATGTACCCGGGTAGACTATCCTTAGTATATGCAATTGGAAATTTAGCCATCATTCTAGGTAGAGGCCGTAAGCAGTTGGTCCGAGTATGTCTAACTGCATATGATCCGACAGCACAGCAGACGGTCAAGCAGCTGAAACATAATTTAGGCGGAGATACGGCTTACTATATTGACTTCCAAGCCCCAAATGGACCACCGGTTACAGGGACATATATAAGTCAAGGATTAGTGCCATCCCTTAGTGTCACCGTTAAAGAGAGGCGTTAAGCAAGTTCAGGGCTCCAGAAATTACAGTCTCCCACTCCACCCGGCCTAAAGTATAAGCTGCATTTCTGCAATATAACCCAACAACAGAAATAAACGGAAAGCGGCGTGGAGAGATTTCCTTGTCTGCTGAATTTTCCAACCTTGCAGATGACGCGATTCCTCGCTGATCCAAAATAGGAGAAGACAGTGCCGCTTACCTAGCAAATTTACTTAAGTGGTGGTAGCAGTAGCAGTACTAGGAGGTGATTGAAAATGTTTACAGAGATACTCCTACATATCATGTCAGCGTATGTACAATCCTGGGCTGTGGCCTGTGAATGTgaagagaaagaaagaaaagagaaggTCGGGGGGGTGGGGTCGCGCCCAGCCCAACTGTTCCACCGCAATAATTGCCGACGCAGCAGAGGCCACAGTGGCAACAGCACAAGTCGCCCGTACCAATCCCCTTaccttttattattattattggcATTGTACCATAAAGCGCACAGTGGCATTATATCAGAGCATTCCTCTTGCAgtctctcccctcccctcccagCCGGTCAACCCCTACCAAAGACCACCCAAAACAATTCACCCCCGAAAAGAAAATaatccccccctctctctctaccTCTGCGTCGTGTACACATACACAAACACAGACGCCGAACAGAGAAAGCGTGGCGCCACTGCTCCACATAGGTAGTATAGAGAGAGAGTGAGGGGGAAACAGTGCCTGCCCCTCTCACTTACTtaaggagagagaggggagagagaCCTTTATGTTGGCTTGGCCTCTCTATATGTTTGCTGGCTTGGTGCCTCCCAGTCTCAACTCCCAAGATTCATTTACCTACAAGTATTGCCGGGCTCGGGGATCCAAGataaatagagagagagagagagagtgaggaGGAGCTCCTCCTAGACGGACGGACCCTCCCTCTGTCTCTGCTTGTTTTTGGAGGGCCTTGGAGAAGAGAGCGAGGAGCGAGCGTTCGGGCGTGATATACTAGTCGGGCTACACGGGGGCCGAGATAAAACGGGGGGAGGAAAAAAGGGGGTGAAAATACGCCGCCCGCCCGCACCACTTCTCCTCAGGCCTTGACGCGGCCAGCAGCCCCTCCAGCCGGGCGATAGTTGGAAAGGAGAGCGAAACGGGCGCCCGAAACCCCCTGAAAACCTCCACGAGCCACGCCCCCGCCCATgtcggcgccggaggagggcgacgccgccgccgccgccgccgccccgggatcgtcggcgccgcccgcgcccgcgcccgcgccgccgccgatgCCGGAGCCCGGCGCAATGGGGCCCGAGGAGGCCGCCGCCAGGAAGCGCTACGAGGCGCTGATGCAGGTGCGGGCCAAGGCGCTCAAGGGGAAGGGCGCCTGGTACTGGGGCCACCTCGAGCCCGTCCTCGTCCCGCCGCCGGCCTCCGGGGCGCCCCCCAAGGCCGCCCGCCTCCGATGCGCGCTCTGCGCCGCCACCTTCTCCGCCTCCAACCCCTCCCGCACCGCCACCGAGCACCTCAAGCGCGGCGCCTGCCCTAATTTCGCGGCGGCGCAgggcgccccgccgccgcccccgcccccgcccccgccgcaGAATCAGCATCAGCAGTTGCAGCTCGTCGCCGTCTCCTCTCCCGCCTCCTCGATCGTGCCCATCTCCTCCATCCCCCcgtcgtcctcgtcctcctcgcagcgccgccactccaccggcggcggcggccggaagCGCCACGCGCTCGCCGCGGCGTACGCGTCAGTCGAGGCCGCGTCGCATCAGCACCACCTCATGGTCGCCGACCCGGCCGGGTACTCCCCGACGCCGCCCACCCCGCCGGGGATGCCCGCGCCCAGGCAGCTGCTCTCCGGCGGCCGGGGCGACCTCGCCCCTCTCGCCATGCTGGAAGACAGCGTCAAGCGCCTCAAGTCGCCCTCGGCGTCCCCCGGCGCGATGCTTCCGCGGCCGCAGGCCGAGGCCGCGCTCGCGCTGCTCGCCGACTGGTTCCTCGAGTCGTCCGGCAGCGCCTCCCTCTCCGCGGTCGAGCACCCCAAGCTGAAGAACTTCCTGCGCCAGGTCGGGCTCCCGGAGATATCGCGAGCCGACCTCGCCGGCGCGCGCCTGGACACGCGCTTCGCCGAGGCCCGCGCCGACGCCGCCGCGCGCTTCCGCGAGGCGCGCTTCTTCCAGCTCGCGGCCGACGGCTTGCGGGAGCAGGTGATCACCCTCTCTGTCAACCTCCCCAACGACACGTCGGTGTTCCACCGCGCCGTGCCCATGCCCGCGCCGGCGTCGGCGTCCCCTGACTACGCCCAGGAGCTGCTGCTGGACGCGGCATCGTCCGTCTCCGCCTCCTCCGGCGACATTCGGCATTGCGCCGGCATCGTCGCCGACCGCTTCGGCTCCAAGACTCTGCGTGATCTCGAGACCAAGCACCATTGGATGGTGAACCTTACCTGCCAAGTCCATGGCCTCTCCCGCTTGGTAAGCGACATGGCGCGGGAGCTCCCACTCTTCAACAACGCTGCCTCAAATTGCGCCAAGATCGCCAGCTACTTCAACACCACGCCCTCCGTGCGCGCGCTGCTGCACAAGCACCAAGTCCAGGAGCACGGGCACGCCTTCCTCCTCCCCATTGCCGCTCCGCCGTATAATGGCGGGGAATTTGCCGCCGCGTTCGTGATGCTCGAGAGCATCCTGACCTCGGCGCGGCCGCTCCAGCTCGCCGTGCTCGAGGAGTCCTACAAGGTGGTCTGCATCGACGACCCTGCCGCGAGGGAGATCGCGGCCATGGTGCAGAATGTGGCGTTCTGGACCGAGGTCGAGGCGACGCATTCGGTCGTGAAGCTGATCATGGACTTGGTGAAGGAGATGGAGACCGAGAGGCCCCTGGTGGGGCAATGCCTGCCTCTCTGGGAGGACCTGCGCGGCAAGGTCAGAGGCTGGTGCCGGAAATTCAGCATAGAAGAGGCGACTGCCATGAATGTGGTGGAGAGGAGGTTCAGGAAGAACTACCACCCGGCGTGGTCAGCGGCATTCATACTGGACCCATTGTATCTGATCAAGGACGCCGGCAGGAGGTACCTTCCACCGTTCAACTACTTGACACCAGAGCAGGAGAAGGACGTGGACAGGCTGATCACAAGACTGGTGTCGCCGGAGGAGGCGCACCTCGCAGTGATGGAGCTGATGAAATGGCGGTCCGAGGGGCTGGACCCATTGTACGCGCAGGCGGTGCAAGTCCGGCAGCCAGACCCATCGACGGGGAAGATGAAGATAGCCAACAAGCAGAGCAGCCGGCTTGTGTGGGAGACATGCCTCAGCGAGTTCAAGTCGCTTGGCAAAGTGGCGGTCAGGCTCATCTTCCTCCATGCAACCGCCAAGGGGTTCAAATGCACGCCGTCGATGACGCGGTGGCTCACCGCGCCAGGCAGCTCAGCCGGCAGCATTGGCCGGGCGCACCGGCTGGTGTTCATCGCGGCGAACTCGAAGCTGGAGAGGAGGGATTTCTCAAACGACGACGACAAGGACGTGGAGCTGCTGACGGAAGGAGACGACGACATGCTAACAGAGACTGGCAATGTGGATCCCTCCTCCTCCTCAGTGTAGCATTCCAttccttccttgctgctgctgctgcttaaTTTCCTTGGCCTCTTTGTGCATTTGATGTTAGCATCCTTAGAATTTGATCCCTAGTAGGAAATTGCTAGATTCTTTTTTTGCTTGTGCCCCCCATGTTGCTAGTTCTTGCTCCCTCCTCTTTGTTTTGGTTGGGTAGGGGGTCGGGGCATGAGATGGAGATATGCTGCACCCAGTCGGTCTTAATTTGCTTGTCAAGTGTGGTTAATTAATAAATGGCTCCCTTGTCATACCCTGCTGGTTCTGCCGCTGGATCCTCAACTACTTAGAAAATCGAATTCAGAATCAGCATGAGGCAAGGTGAGTAGGGGCCGGGGAGCGTGTGTTAAATATCTTGTGCAAATAATACTGCTACTTAGTGCCATTTATACTACAATTGGATGATCATTCGCTCATATATATACTACTATATGGTTGGCTTATCAGCGGTCTCTCATTGATAACTCTTGTGAAGAACAAACTAGTAGTAACATACATTAGTTGCTGGAGAGTCAAGTCAGACAATCTTAAGCCTAAGCATCCATGTAGAAAATTTTATGTCAAGAATTTGACCCCACTACTATATTAAGTGTGCAATGTTGTATTATtctatagcagcagcagcagtgccTTTTCTTAAGCACTATATGCTCGTAGAGAGCGATGGTCAAAGTTGCACTTGAAGAAATCGTCACccatctgctcctgctgctgcgaTATATACTACTGATAGGAGTATTAGAGTAGTCAGCACTGCTCCTCTTGTCCCGGTGACAAAGCAGCGAGCAGCGCAAGAATGTGGCCTTGTTGTTTAATGGCCGAGCACATATTATATACACACATATCTACATAAATAAATGGATGAATTGGGGAGATGGGGTCTTTCTTTTGTGCCTTTTCGGCCTCGCGCTTTATAAATAAATTGTTATGGAGCGTGGCAgcgatggatggatggatggatgtacGAGCACAGATATATACGCCCACAAGCATAGGTCAGTCGTGATTGGGGCGGTGAACCGATTCGACGCCCAAAAGCGGAATCGCTTGCTCGCTCCCGTGCAGTGTAGGAGTAGTAGGAGTACGTGTATGTATGCgtaggagaagaacaggaaccaagCGGCTCCGTCCAGCATCAGGTAAACGTGGGGCCCGCCTGAAATAATTAAGAAATTTGCGCCCGTCCCTCTCCCCCCCTTGTCCATGGGTAGGTGACTTTCCCCTCTGCCTCCCCCGCTCTCTCTCTCTACCACTTCTGCTCTCCATTGCAGGAATTAATTCCCGCGATTGACTTTGAATGTCTCCAGATTGATGGACGCTACATTCTCCATCCTCACGAGCTCATCTCATTTCACTCACTCACTCACTCCCATGGCGAGCTGTAGCTGCTAGTACAGTAGCCAGCTAGCTAGGCCGCCGGCGAGGGAGGTCGGCCGGTCATTCCTCCCACTCAGCCGCCGCCAGGGGAGGGGCAGCAGAGCCGCATTTCTTTTCCAATTTTCTATTGGAACGGGACGGAACGGAACGGAACCGAAGCAACAAGGCATAGCATTTCCTCTTTGTATCGTATCGTCTTGTCCAGTGTGTATGGAACCGGTTCGAAACCCAAAAGCCGCGCCCTCCCACCCCTTTTCCTTGTGCTACATTGCGCACGGTCGGTCGCCCGGCGCTAGTGGGATGGAACTCTTGCCACTGCCATGTGGGCGGCACACCTGCATGCCTACGTCGCCACAGTGCGCGCCATGGTACATTTGTCCATGGGGACGACGCAAATCCCAGTCCCGCTCTCGGTCTCGGTCCCGGTCCCTTCTCCGCCCCGGTGGCAGTGGCACCCTCTACTACTGCCGGTACCAGTCCATCCATTTTCTCCCCCTTGCTACCTGCTACGACGGACCCCTGTACCTAGCACCCACTGTAGCAGTGGCAGCTACCCACCCCCGCCTCGCCACTCACTCACTCACCCATGGTACTGGCACTCGTACTATACTTACCACCGCTACTACTACGACCGGTATGGTTGCGCCTGCCCGCCTGCCAAGAGCCCAAGACCCCTCCCTATACCTCCACGACCCCCATTTACTACCCTCCCTTGAATAGGTGCAATGTAGATACACATAGATTCATCCATTGATAGGCCGGGGTGGgctggtgtgtgtgtgtgtgtgtgcgtgtacTACAACAACGTCCTAGCCTTGCCCAATGCCCACTCATGGTGCTGGATCTttatgcgtgtgtgtgtgtgtgtgaggccACCGGGAAGAAAGCAAGGAAGGATCTATCACCAGTTCGTTCGCTCCCCCTTATTCCAGCAGCCGAGCCGGACCAACCGTGGACCATCGCGCCCAGATGCTACTCTGCCCACCACTGTAGAGGCCACGCACGTCCACCACCATGCCTTGCCTTCCGTGATAAACTCGCTCATAATAGCCTGCCCTCTCCGGTTCTCCGCGGCCCCGGTCAATGtctttcctcttcctcttcctcttcctcgtcccGGCTTGAGCTTTCGGGTGAACTGGCCTCCGCCCCCTATCAACCGGGGCCGATCCCAAACCATGTAAAATGCCGGACGATAAGGTTTTTTCCTCCATTCTCTAAATAGATGGAGTAAATTTTGTGTGTATGCAAGAGGTGGTACAATGGGAGGGGGTGATGGGCGTGGGCGGAGGGTTTTTCACCGCAGAGGGGAGGGGTTAAAGTCGTCCTTGGGCCTGGCTCCTTGGCCCTTTGCACTCGAGTCAACAGGGCATGGGCATCTGAGGCCGCGCAGCAGAGTGTGCTCCTTGCAGcagcacgcatgcatgcatgactCACATTGTGGCTTGTTCCCCCGCACCTATGCGTGTGCATGTTTTCATCTTTCCAATGAAAGCCACTGTTGTCCTCCCTCGTCGGTTCCCGGCCTCTCAACTGTCAATGTCGTCCTCTTAGGCCACCCAAAGCCAGCGTTTGGTTCGAAAATAAAGAGAGGGAGGCACCAGCAAAggacgtgtgtgtgtgtgcgcgcgcgcgtcTAGTGCGGTACGTATACGTGAGAACATATCCGCTGTTTCCTTGTTGTCCTGATGTAATGTGCTCTCCGTGCTGATTACCGACACAAACACGGAACCTCACAGTTATGAAAAACATTGACTCATATTTTTCTTCAAAACCTCGATATGTATACATCTACTTCACTGTGGAATTTACTACTATCCAACTTCTATTCATCATTGAAATAGACTTTCGCCTCgttttatatataaagcaacaaCCGATGACAACCCACGGCCGAACGATACAATGTGATGAGGTTGCCCTCTTACAAAGCCGTTCGCATAATAAACCGATCGCGTACAACGCACGCGACTACGCTACCTACAAAGAACAGAGGAATATCTAAACACACCGCCACGCTACAACCTGGACCACCTAAGCTCCACGACAACACCTTCAAGAGGGAGTACATCGCCGAGCATCGCCGCTGCCGAGTCCACGACGGACAAAGGTCTTCATCCGGAGCCCTGTCACGGAGAGAAGAACCACGTCGACATCTTCAAGAAGAGTGCGGCACCCGTGGTTGTCGCCGTCATCGGCACCAAGGCACGAGCTTTCGCTCGGCAACTCAACCGTGTCACCACGAGGCCGCCAGGAGGAGCACGACGATGTCAGATCCCTAGATCCGGATTAGGGCTCCACCCTTCCGGAAAAGAGGGCATGCCCGGGCAACCCGCAGCAACACCTCCCGTTGCCCGCATAAtctgaggagagccaccaccaccACAATGATGCCCGCTGAAGAGTAACCCATTGGATCGCCATCCGGGGCCGCCACCCCGACATCCCTGTCGCGAGACACCGTACACCGCACACATCACAAAGCACCCAGCCACAATAGAAAGAGTGACGACATTCCATCTACTCCTAGCCCGGCATCAGTCTCCGAGTTTGGGGTAGGCGCCTCCACCGCAGGAGGCACCCACACTTGCATCCCCAGCTAATACCCGGTGGACTGGGTTGGAGGGGGAAGGACATGAGCTTAGCCCGGCCGTGCCCCCTGGAGGCGGCGAGGGAGGGtcaggagggaggaggaggaccGGCGCTCGAGATCTAGGGATCCCTCCCCACCGCCACACGGGCGCAACGAGGGAGGGGAAAGAGGGGGAAAGAATAGGATACTATCCAACTTCTATTCATAGCTCGAGAGTAGCGCACAATTCAAATTTACAATGAGTAGTACATGTTTCGCACTATTTTATTTTCAAAAAGGAGATTCaaacacccggcctctgcatcaataCGATGCACGCAACAATTGATAGTTTTAGTAGTAGTTTGATTTTAGCAGTGTGTTTTTTTCTTCAAGCCATAGATTGGGCTTTGAATTGAAATTTGATCAATTCTTTTTTTTTGGCGGGAAGAAATTTGATCAATTCAATCTATATCCTTGGCAACTTGGTGTATCCATTTCACAAGTTAGCTATATCAAACGAATCACCTTTTGTATCGTAATTCTAACAAAAAAAATCAGtttgttttctactccctccgtttcgtGAATATAAGCcattttagagatttcaataacGACTACACACGGAGCAAAATGGGTGAATCTACACTCTAGAATATGTCTATACACATTCGAGTGTAGCCTGTATTAAAATTTCTAAAAAAACTtgtattttgaaacggagggagcaCGTCTTAAATGTGATTTCTTGCTACTAGCTGCAAACATGGGCACAACCCAAAATAACACAATACAAAACAGCAACCGGGAAGTGAACTGGAGACCTTGCTACATGCCGGGAACAGTTCTTTGAGGTTTGATCCACACCCAATAAATACGAAGATAAGCAGCATGGACATGAACAACAGTACGCGGACGAAGCCTTAATCTCGTGCTCACAGCGTGTGTCATTTTCCCCTCGGTGGCGGACTGTGGCGGCTTAAATCCCGTGCGTAGGTACGTACCGCGTACTTGCGCGTGGCCGGGCGAGGCCGACGGGGCCGGGGGCAGTTCCATTAGTGTAAAAAGCCTGCGTCGTACAGGCTGTTCAATGGCCGGTGGTAACAGAGGGATACCACCCCCACCGTCGGTAGAAGGAGAAGCACACATGGCCCTTGTCCCGTATGGCCAGGCTCTTTTTCCTGGCCGCACATGCCTGCCGCGGCCTAAGTTTTGCAGACgcagtgagagagagagggagagatcaGCCGTCGCATTCTCGCTCTCGCTCTGGCTGTAGCGGTGCTAGTAATTTGCAGGCCGTGGCAGCGAGGGAGGCCGGCCGGCCGTGCGTGGCGCCGGAGCGGCGTACGCGCAGCACACCGGACCGGCGCTAGTGCGGTGCCAGCGGGCGCAGTTAATTAGCCCCAGCCCGCCCCTTGATTACTGACCGCCAGTGTGCTCGCGCGTGGCGCGGTTCCGGCGTGTGCATGCACGCTCGCGTTGCATTGCATGCATGTACCGCCCGCAGCAGCTGCTCGCCAGCCAGCCTTGTAGACTAGTAGTGCACGCTCTTCACTCGCCCAGCTGTGGCACAACCTGGTGGTGGTAAGTAACTGGTAACCGACGTGTAGTGTAGTGAGTACCGTAGATAATAACTTGGTTGGATCCATGGTCTTTGCTGGATCCGTTCATTTCTTTATTTACTTACTTACTGGTCGTACTGACTAGCTAACAAACGCTGGTATGGCATGGTAATGAGTGGGAGACATGGCACGGTGCATTAGGGGGGGAAAAGCACGGTGACAAGTGGTGGTATACGGGGACGCGCTTTATTTGCTGCAAGCGAATGAGATAAACAAGAATAGAATAAAACTAGTAGCAGGAGGAGAAAAAGCGGAGGTGTAAAGCCAGCGATGGAGGGTAAAAGGCAAGACAAGACAGCAGAGGGAGCAGTTTAATCCGcccttttattgtttgcttgccCGCCAGCCCCTCCTCCTCGACTGACTCCGGTATCCGTACGTACTTGAATTGTGGTCGTCGTCGTCCCTGCCGCGCCATGACTTGCACCATCACACTCACAGCACACCACTGCTGTCGCCGTATTTATAAAAGGAGCCGCGCTGTGGCCGGCCGTACCACTGTACGCGCGGGCTATAGTATTTTTGTACATGTGGTGCGTAGCACTTGGGGGAGGCATACGATGATGCGATGCGAGGCGACGGGTGGAACCGGGGCGGGGGGCCTACGGGCGCACGCCTTTTCTCCGTCTTGGACCGGCTGTCTGTCCACGTACAGCGTCGGGGTATTCTTCGCCTTTGGGTCTTGTCACTCCCTCGCTCGCTCGCTCACTCGAATTTGACGCATGGACAGCGACGATGCGCGGATGGACGTGGTGTCTCCAAGTACTGCTAGCACCCACGACGACGACGTGGATAAAGAGGCGGCAGCAGCAGTGGCAATGGCTAAAGGTGAAAAGGGACGACACTCGGCCTCGCCTGTTTAGGAGGCCTGTGGCCTGTGGAGGAGCTGGAGCTGGAGCATTGGCGCTGGCGATGGTGGTACTTGTTGCAGGTAGCACGTAGCTAGGTT contains:
- the LOC125535312 gene encoding uncharacterized protein LOC125535312, whose amino-acid sequence is MSAPEEGDAAAAAAAPGSSAPPAPAPAPPPMPEPGAMGPEEAAARKRYEALMQVRAKALKGKGAWYWGHLEPVLVPPPASGAPPKAARLRCALCAATFSASNPSRTATEHLKRGACPNFAAAQGAPPPPPPPPPPQNQHQQLQLVAVSSPASSIVPISSIPPSSSSSSQRRHSTGGGGRKRHALAAAYASVEAASHQHHLMVADPAGYSPTPPTPPGMPAPRQLLSGGRGDLAPLAMLEDSVKRLKSPSASPGAMLPRPQAEAALALLADWFLESSGSASLSAVEHPKLKNFLRQVGLPEISRADLAGARLDTRFAEARADAAARFREARFFQLAADGLREQVITLSVNLPNDTSVFHRAVPMPAPASASPDYAQELLLDAASSVSASSGDIRHCAGIVADRFGSKTLRDLETKHHWMVNLTCQVHGLSRLVSDMARELPLFNNAASNCAKIASYFNTTPSVRALLHKHQVQEHGHAFLLPIAAPPYNGGEFAAAFVMLESILTSARPLQLAVLEESYKVVCIDDPAAREIAAMVQNVAFWTEVEATHSVVKLIMDLVKEMETERPLVGQCLPLWEDLRGKVRGWCRKFSIEEATAMNVVERRFRKNYHPAWSAAFILDPLYLIKDAGRRYLPPFNYLTPEQEKDVDRLITRLVSPEEAHLAVMELMKWRSEGLDPLYAQAVQVRQPDPSTGKMKIANKQSSRLVWETCLSEFKSLGKVAVRLIFLHATAKGFKCTPSMTRWLTAPGSSAGSIGRAHRLVFIAANSKLERRDFSNDDDKDVELLTEGDDDMLTETGNVDPSSSSV